In Candida orthopsilosis Co 90-125, chromosome 6 draft sequence, the following are encoded in one genomic region:
- a CDS encoding Ynk1 nucleoside diphosphate kinase (NDP kinase): protein MSDERTFIAIKPDGVQRGLISAILGRFENRGYKLVGIKLVQPTESLLRTHYEDLQSKPFFPSLLSYMLSGPVLATVWEGKDVVKQGRAILGATNPLQSAPGTIRGDYAVDMGRNVCHGSDSVESAKKEIDLWFKKEELVEYKPALFSWIYE, encoded by the coding sequence ATGTCAGACGAAAGAACTTTTATTGCTATCAAGCCAGACGGTGTTCAAAGAGGTTTAATTTCTGCTATCCTCGGTAGATTCGAAAACAGAGGATACAAGTTGGTTGGAATCAAATTGGTTCAACCAACCGAATCATTGTTGAGAACTCATTACGAAGATTTGCAATCCAAACCATTCTTCCCATCATTGTTGAGCTACATGTTGAGTGGCCCAGTTTTGGCTACTGTTTGGGAAGGTAAGGATGTTGTTAAACAAGGTAGAGCTATCTTGGGTGCTACTAACCCATTGCAAAGTGCTCCAGGTACTATCAGAGGTGATTATGCTGTTGATATGGGTAGAAACGTTTGTCACGGTTCTGACTCTGTTGAATCTGCcaagaaggaaattgaCTTGTGGTTCAAGAAGGaagaattggttgaatACAAACCAGCTTTGTTCAGTTGGATCTACGAATAG
- a CDS encoding trimethyllysine dioxygenase — translation MTIKEVKPVSDKIEITWTEEGPSTSTYHNIWLRDNCHCSECYYPLTKQRLLNSATIDLGIKAKSITHDGDTVSIVWNTDHKSQYDAHWLRIHSYDPRLIPLDDKLLGVKTKLAQKLWQVKDIESNLPRVDYNAVMKSSDRTDNEQAIKDWCLNIWQFGFCLIDNVPVTPEDTEKLCEQLNYIRPTHYGGFWDFTSDLAKADTAYTNFDISNHTDGTYWSNSPGLQLFHLLYHDGTGGTTSLVDTFKCAEIMKEKFPQSYEIFTRVPVPAHSAGEEKVCIQPDIPQPIFKLDNQGKLIQVRWNQSDRSTMDSWNDPNDVVKFYQAIKDWVSIITKPENELWYQMKPGQCLIFDNWRVLHSRSEFTGKRRLCGAYFERDDFVSRLKLLTLGREAVLDAI, via the coding sequence ATGACGATTAAAGAAGTAAAACCTGTGTCagacaaaattgaaattacaTGGACAGAAGAAGGCCCATCCACCTCGACTTATCACAACATTTGGTTACGTGATAATTGTCATTGTTCGGAATGTTATTACCCATTAACAAAACAACGATTGCTCAATTCAGCAACTATTGACCTAGGAATCAAGGCCAAACTGATTACCCACGACGGTGATACGGTCAGCATCGTATGGAATACTGATCATAAATCTCAATATGATGCCCATTGGTTACGAATCCATTCATATGATCCTCGATTAATTCCATTGGATGATAAGTTGTTGGGCGTCAAGACGAAATTAGCACAAAAGTTGTGGCAAGTTAAGGATATCGAACTGAACTTACCTCGTGTGGACTACAATGCTGTCATGAAATCATCTGATAGAACTGATAATGAACAAGCTATTAAGGATTGGTGTTTGAACATCTGGCAATTTGGTTTCTGCTTAATTGATAATGTCCCAGTAACTCCCGAAGATACTGAAAAACTATgtgaacaattgaattacATTCGACCAACTCATTATGGTGGGTTTTGGGACTTCACTTCTGATTTAGCTAAAGCTGATACAGCATATACTAATTTCGATATTAGTAATCATACTGATGGAACTTATTGGCTGAACTCGCCTGGTTTacaattgtttcatttgttgTATCATGATGGTACTGGTGGTACCACTTCATTAGTTGATACTTTTAAATGTGCTGAGATTATGAAGGAAAAGTTCCCCCAGAGTTATGAAATCTTTACGAGAGTTCCCGTACCCGCTCATTCTGCAGGTGAAGAAAAGGTTTGTATACAACCAGATATACCACAACCAATCTTCAAATTAGACAATCAGGGCAAACTTATTCAAGTTCGCTGGAATCAAAGTGACCGATCAACAATGGATTCATGGAATGATCCAAATGATGTAGTCAAGTTCTATCAAGCTATTAAAGATTGGGTCCTGATTATAACTAAGCCAGAAAATGAGCTTTGGTATCAAATGAAACCTGGTCAATGTTTAATTTTCGATAATTGGCGTGTCTTGCATTCACGTAGTGAATTTACTGGGAAAAGAAGATTATGTGGGGcatattttgaaagagatgattttgtatctagattgaaattgtt
- a CDS encoding Cag1 alpha subunit of heterotrimeric G protein, whose translation MGCGVSTLVEDEQDPFLQDKQINDAIEQSLHLNKANAKNGVKLLLLGAGESGKSTVLKQLKLLHKGGFTQQERMQYSNIIWCDVIQSMKILIIQARKLKIPLDCDQPNSVLIQYKRCVLRSDALTQIDTSIAGGTDFLNDYILKYDEKTKMKRKLNSTGVVEFLSNIGQGNQNSANDDEIDPEIRDEVLSGIPQAGDGNSNSGFASYEQSRYSRYDIAESIHQLWTNDAGIKKCFERSNEFQFESSAEYYFDNVSNFTDPSYMCSDLDILKGRIKTTGITETNFTINSFRFKVLDAGGQRSERKKWIHCFDDITAVLFVLAINEYDQMLFEDERVNRMHESIILFDQLCNSKWFANTPFILFLNKIDIFEEKIKRNPLNKYFPDYIGKNDDANETLKFFETNFLKMNRTNKPIYVHRTCATDTKSMKFVLSAVADIVIQSNLKKSGIM comes from the coding sequence ATGGGCTGTGGGGTGAGTACACTAGTTGAGGATGAACAAGATCCATTTTTGCAAGAcaaacaaatcaatgatgCTATTGAACAATCATTACATTTGAACAAAGCCAATGCAAAAAATGGCGTTAAATTACTCTTGCTTGGAGCTGGTGAAAGTGGTAAATCCACtgttttgaaacaactCAAATTATTACACAAGGGGGGATTTACCCAACAAGAACGAATgcaatattcaaatataaTCTGGTGTGATGTGATTCAAAGtatgaagattttgattattcaaGCTCGGAAATTAAAAATCCCCCTAGATTGTGATCAGCCAAATAGTGTATTAATTCAATACAAGCGGTGTGTGTTACGAAGTGACGCGTTGACTCAAATTGATACTAGTATTGCTGGTGGAACtgatttcttgaatgattatattttaaaatatgatgaaaagaCGAAAATGAAACGGAAATTGAATAGTACTGGTGTGGTTGAGTTTTTGAGTAATATTGGACAAGGGAACCAAAATAGtgccaatgatgatgaaattgaccCTGAAATTAGAGACGAAGTATTGTCAGGTATACCGCAAGCGGGTGATGGGAATAGTAATAGTGGGTTTGCGTCTTATGAACAGTCTCGCTATTCACGTTATGATATTGCTGAATCAATACATCAACTATGGACAAACGATGCCGGAATCAAGAAATGTTTTGAACGATCAaatgaatttcaatttgaaagtagTGCAGAATACTATTTCGATAATGTATCCAATTTCACTGATCCTAGTTACATGTGTTCCGATttggatattttgaaagGAAGAATCAAAACCACCGGAATCACAGAGACAAATTTCACCATCAACTCATTCAGATTTAAAGTTTTGGATGCCGGTGGACAACGTAGTGAACGTAAGAAATGGATTCATTGCTTTGATGATATCACTGCCGTATTATTTGTTCTTGCAATTAATGAATATGATCAAATGttatttgaagatgaacGGGTGAATCGTATGCATGAATCAATCATCttatttgatcaattgtgTAATTCAAAATGGTTTGCCAACACTCCGTTTATCTTGtttctcaacaaaattgacatttttgaagaaaagattaaaCGGAATCCATTGAATAAATACTTTCCTGATTATATTGGCAAGAATGATGATGCTAATGAAACTctcaaattttttgaaaccaaCTTTTTAAAAATGAATAGGACTAATAAACCCATATATGTTCATCGAACTTGTGCTACTgatacaaaatcaatgaagtTTGTGTTGAGTGCTGTTGCTGATATTGTCATTCaactgaatttgaaaaagagcGGAATCATGTAA
- a CDS encoding Has1 protein (similar to S. cerevisiae Has1p, nucleolar of the DEAD-box ATP-dependent RNA helicase family involved in biogenesis of the ribosome, particularly the small (40S) subunit): MAKNSTGKKTSKKPSMESSKHSKKRTRDESESESDVEVDTEKAVDQLDDEFDEVAGLLGQDIKDPEEKEANKKQAEDEKRLQELTKPKVVDSTETKGDDEDEPEDNYSFEKAEFSEPTMKAIREMGFKKMTKVQAKTIPPLLAGRDVLGAAKTGSGKTLAFLIPAIELLYSLKIKPRNGTAVIIITPTRELALQIFGVARQLMEHHSQTCGIVIGGADRRQEATKLAKGVNLLVATPGRLLDHLKNTQGFVFSNLKALIIDEADRILEIGFEEEMKQIIKILPNEDRQTMLFSATQTTKVEDLARISLRPGPLYINVVPEKDVSTADGLEQGYVVCDSDKRFLLLFSFLKRNVKKKIIVFLSSCNSVKFYSELLNYIDLPVLDLHGKQKQQKRTNTFFEFCNAKQGILVCTDVAARGLDIPAVDWIIQFDPPDDPRDYIHRVGRTARGTQGKGKSLMFLTPSELGFLRYLKAANVPLNEYEFPTNKIANVQSQLTKLIKTNYLLHQSAKDGYRAYLQAYASHSLKTVYQIDKLDLVKVGKSFGFDVPPKVNITIGASGKSIEKKHKKQRRDKK; this comes from the coding sequence ATGGCAAAGAATTCAACAGGCAAGAAGACTTCTAAAAAGCCATCTATGGAACTGTCAAAGCACTCTAAGAAGAGAACAAGAGATGAATCAGAGTCTGAAAGTGACGTTGAAGTAGACACCGAAAAGGCTGTGGATCAATTAGATGATGAGTTCGATGAGGTAGCGGGACTTCTTGGACAAGACATCAAAGATCCAGAAGAGAAGGAAGCTAATAAGAAACAAGCGGAGGATGAGAAGAGGTTACAGGAGTTGACTAAGccaaaagttgttgattcaactGAGACTAAAGGggacgatgaagatgaaccTGAAGACAACTACTCCTTTGAAAAAGCAGAATTTTCAGAACCAACAATGAAAGCCATTAGAGAAATGGGGTTTAAGAAAATGACCAAGGTGCAGGCCAAAACGATACCCCCATTGTTGGCGGGAAGAGATGTATTGGGAGCAGCAAAGACTGGGTCTGGAAAGACATTGGCATTTTTGATTCCAGCAATTGAGCTCTTGTATTCATTAAAGATCAAACCTAGAAATGGTACAGCGGTTATTATCATCACACCAACTAGAGAATTGGCACTACAGATTTTTGGAGTTGCTCGACAATTGATGGAACATCATTCACAAACTTGTGGAATTGTAATTGGAGGTGCTGATCGAAGACAAGAGGCAACTAAATTGGCAAAAGGGGTCAATTTATTAGTTGCTACACCAGGAAGACTTTTggatcatttgaaaaacaccCAGGGTTTTGTATTTAGTAATTTGAAAGCATTGATTATCGACGAAGCTGATAGaatattggaaattggGTTTGAGGAGGaaatgaaacaaattatcaaaatattACCTAATGAAGATAGACAAACAATGTTGTTTTCAGCTACACAAACTACTAAAGTTGAAGATCTTGCCCGTATTTCATTGAGACCAGGTCCATTGTATATAAATGTCGTCCCAGAAAAAGATGTATCCACAGCTGATGGATTGGAACAAGGGTACGTGGTGTGTGATTCAGACAAGAGATTtctcttgttgttttcgttcttgaaaagaaatgtcaagaagaagattatTGTGTTTTTATCATCCTGTAACAGTGTCAAATTTTACAGTGAATTGCTCAACTACATTGATTTACCAGTATTGGATCTTCATggcaaacaaaaacaacaaaaacgtacaaatacattttttgaattttgtaaCGCCAAACAAGGAATATTGGTGTGTACTGATGTTGCAGCTAGAGGCTTGGATATTCCTGCTGTTGATTGGATTATTCAATTCGATCCACCAGATGATCCAAGAGATTACATCCATAGAGTCGGTAGAACAGCAAGAGGTACTCAAGGTAAAGGAAAATCACTAATGTTTTTAACACCATCTGAATTGGGATTCTTGAGATATCTTAAAGCCGCTAATGTACCACTTAATGAATACGAATTTCCAACAAATAAGATTGCCAATGTTCAATCACAATTGACTAAACTTATCAAAACTAATTATTTGTTACACCAATCTGCTAAAGATGGGTATAGAGCATATCTACAAGCCTATGCTTCCCATAGTTTGAAAACTGtctatcaaattgataaattagaTTTGGTTAAGGTGGGTAaatcttttggttttgatgtACCTCCAAAAGTAAATATTACTATTGGAGCCAGTGgcaaatcaattgaaaagaaacataAGAAACAAAGGAGAGATAAGAAGTAA
- a CDS encoding ubiquinol-cytochrome-c reductase, with protein MIRGSSVLRSVTARRFVSSGTKYTTLSNGITVATETIPSAQHSSVGLYFSAGSRSEHPYNNGVSALTATVLSQQHNASTDGVVVSAQNGREFNGIVAETTNDNIEAAGKLLSTIATNAEEIVSKADFQFGKSFLINQANALEANPRSRVISHLSASAYQGYSLGLPKLGTEESISNLEQQDSLRHLSKHLVNNNIIVSGAGSFDHDKLVNAIESNLKVAEGVKPEKKPASFLGSEVRMRDDTMPKAYISIAVHGEGLNSPDLYTAKVAAKIFGNFNIHSPKAHYKSSKLSSIVQEYNIVEKYEHFSKSLSDHGLWGFYAEIPDKFTIDDFVHFTLKQWNRLSISISEAEVARAKAQVKTHLLRELTHTRRVATHNARDILAVGHQRSVTEAFQKIDAITVADVKRWGQNKVWDRDIVISGTGLIEDLLDYNRNRNEMAMMRW; from the coding sequence ATGATTCGTGGCTCATCAGTATTGAGAAGCGTTACTGCACGTCGTTTCGTATCCAGTGGTACCAAATACACCACTTTATCCAATGGTATCACTGTTGCCACTGAAACTATTCCAAGTGCGCAACATTCATCAGTTGGTTTATATTTCTCTGCTGGTTCTAGATCTGAGCATCCATACAATAATGGTGTTTCTGCATTGACTGCCACCGTTCtttcacaacaacacaatGCTTCTACTGATGGAGTTGTTGTAAGTGCTCAAAATGGAAGAGAGTTTAATGGTATTGTTGCCGAAACCACCAATGACAATATTGAAGCTGCAGGTAAATTACTTTCAACTATTGCAACCAATGCTGAAGAGATTGTTTCCAAAGCtgatttccaatttggtaAAAGCTTTTTAATCAACCAAGCTAATGCTCTTGAAGCAAACCCAAGATCAAGAGTTATCAGTCACTTATCTGCTTCTGCATACCAAGGTTATTCTTTGGGTTTACCAAAATTGGGTACTgaagaatcaatttcaaacttggaACAACAAGATTCATTACGTCATTTGTCAAAACACTTGGTTAACAACAATATTATCGTTTCAGGTGCTGGTAGTTTTGATCACGACAAATTGGTTAATGCTATTGAATCCAACTTGAAGGTTGCGGAAGGTGTTAAACCTGAAAAGAAACCAGCTTCATTTTTGGGTTCAGAAGTTAGAATGAGAGATGATACTATGCCAAAAGCCTACATTTCAATTGCTGTTCATGGCGAAGGTTTAAACTCACCAGATTTATACACTGCTAAAGTTGCAGCTAAGATTTTTGGTAACTTCAACATTCATTCACCAAAAGCTCATTACAAATCATCTAAAttgtcatcaattgttcaagaatataatattgttgaaaaatacgAACATTTCTCAAAATCATTATCTGACCACGGTTTATGGGGTTTTTATGCTGAAATTCCAGATAAATTcaccattgatgatttcgTCCATTTCACATTGAAACAATGGAACAGATTATCTATCTCAATCAGTGAAGCTGAAGTTGCTAGAGCTAAAGCACAAGTTAAGACTCATCTCTTAAGGGAATTGACCCATACTAGACGTGTTGCAACCCACAATGCTAGAGATATCTTAGCTGTTGGACACCAAAGATCTGTTACTGAAGCATTCCAAAAGATTGATGCTATTACTGTTGCTGATGTTAAGAGATGGGGTCAAAACAAGGTCTGGGATAGAGATATTGTTATTTCTGGTACTGGTttgattgaagatttgttgGATTACAACAGAAACAGAAATGAAATGGCCATGATGAGATGGTAA
- a CDS encoding Spt8 protein (S. cerevisiae homolog SPT8 has role histone acetylation, positive regulation of transcription from RNA polymerase II promoter, negative regulation of transcription from RNA polymerase II promoter), translating into MASIEQDDLFNAEDDDMEDEYQDNENSQDYDMEPEDNQLENDNDQEDDDMIDGEDDEMEDDEEGEDEDGEEGDEEEDDEEGEVEEEGEEEEGEVDPGAGADAGANNAERGENAKVDIDEDKPLAEQTGEKTEVPTEEDKVEALETEDNNQSDAPPDTAQENTPSKPSQDTQIDSGTPHSLSTEPTREELINDIEESETNLPFREQIIAKARKATDFDIIPQVAIPYTSQCHALAFTQGPKWILTGGEDGFIRKYDFIQSVEGKAPLTMAQKHNLSDSLSNGGVICSYWENEQPLTRKQLMKQNPKLKDSDFSTGSVSYEPKVNPVYALEAERNGLWCLSGLLSGGISLYTMRYNEGTIHHYFNHGTSQYRRRGHTDAVSALRLNQEQDRFLSGSWDKTIREWDLNTGKTIIEFLPSSGQISNIQYRPDGLEDVKFTITDGSGDVTNRVDKDNANDDEDDVDSLFGDSDQEEKQQEDNKPTKDQETHPTPKEAQSKSHLNSNIFMSSSIDGTINIWDVRLNQPVIRLGVSEGTPPWCMSSTWSNDGDFIYAGRRNSTIEEISIKMPHTRSKSGHHKDTMVPNVSKLLQFPKISGPVSALSTMPNKDFLLCGSNDNIRLYNLRLYDDLNNVEVNLKKQATPFLIVPGHHGGMLSQLHVDETGRFMVSASGYRGWGHGQYTDTVLIYEIDFE; encoded by the coding sequence ATGGCTTCAATCGAACAAGATGATCTATTTAATGCCGAAGACGATGATATGGAAGATGAATATCAAGACAATGAAAATAGTCAAGATTACGACATGGAGCCCGAGGATAATCAGTTAGAGAATGACAACGATCAAGAAGATGACGATATGATTGATGGCGAAGATGACGAAATGGAGGATGACGAGGAGggagaagatgaagatggcGAAGAGGGAGATGAGGAAGAGGATGATGAGGAGGGAGAAGTCGAAGAAGAGGGcgaagaagaggaaggTGAGGTAGATCCCGGGGCTGGGGCTGACGCCGGAGCTAATAATGCAGAAAGAGGAGAGAATGCAAaggttgatattgatgaagataaacCCCTTGCTGAGCAGACAGGGGAAAAAACTGAAGTGCCTACCGAAGAAGACAAAGTGGAGGCACTCGAAACTGAAGACAACAATCAACTGGATGCACCTCCCGACACTGCTCAAGAAAATACACCATCGAAACCATCACAGGATACACAAATAGACTCAGGAACTCCCCACTCTCTATCCACCGAGCCAACCAGAGAGGAATTAATCAACGACATTGAAGAATCAGAAACCAATTTGCCATTTCGTGAACAAATCATCGCTAAAGCACGTAAAGCCACTGATTTCGACATAATTCCTCAAGTTGCCATTCCATATACATCTCAATGTCATGCATTGGCATTTACTCAGGGACCCAAATGGATCCTTACTGGTGGTGAAGATGGATTTATACGAAAATATGACTTTATACAATCAGTTGAAGGAAAAGCACCATTAACCATGGCGCAAAAACACAATTTATCCGATTCATTATCTAATGGTGGTGTTATATGTTCATATTGGGAAAATGAACAACCTTTAACCAGgaagcaattgatgaaacaaaacCCTAAATTAAAAGATTCGGATTTTTCAACGGGTAGTGTATCTTATGAACCGAAAGTGAACCCTGTTTATGCATTGGAAGCAGAACGTAATGGATTATGGTGTTTATCAGGACTATTGTCTGGTGGGATTAGTCTTTATACGATGCGATATAATGAAGGtacaattcatcattatttcAACCATGGAACATCACAATATCGACGAAGAGGTCATACTGATGCTGTGAGCGCACTAAGATTGAATCAGGAGCAAGATAGGTTCCTTAGTGGATCATGGGATAAGACTATTAGAGAATGGGATTTGAATACTGGTAAAACtatcattgaatttttaCCTTCATCAGgacaaatttcaaatataCAATATCGACCTGATGGATTGGAAGATGTGAAGTTTACCATAACGGATGGTTCTGGGGATGTGACCAATAGGGTGGATAAGGACAACgcaaatgatgatgaagatgatgttgattcatTATTTGGTGATAGTgatcaagaagaaaagcaacaagaagataacaaaccaacaaaagatcaagaaaCACACCCAACACCAAAAGAAGCCCAATCCAAATCACACCTAAACTCAAACATTTTCATGAGTTCAAGCATCGATGGAACGATAAACATTTGGGACGTTCGATTAAATCAACCCGTTATCCGATTAGGTGTTTCTGAAGGAACACCACCGTGGTGTATGTCACTGACATGGTCCAATGATGGAGATTTTATTTATGCCGGACGTCgtaattcaacaattgaagaaatatcaatcaagatGCCTCACACGAGATCCAAATCAGGTCATCATAAAGATACAATGGTTCCCAACGTCTCAAAACTATTACAATTTCCCAAGATCAGTGGTCCCGTTAGTGCTCTAAGCACTATGCCCAATAAAGATTTCTTGTTATGTGGATCAAATGATAATATCAGATTATATAATTTACGACtttatgatgatttgaacaaCGTGGaggtgaatttgaaaaagcaaGCAACGCCATTTTTGATTGTCCCTGGCCATCATGGTGGCATGTTGTCGCAATTGCATGTTGACGAAACTGGTAGATTTATGGTTAGTGCTAGTGGATATAGAGGTTGGGGACACGGACAATATACTGATACGGTATTGATTTATGAAATAGACTTTGAATAA
- a CDS encoding Hys2 DNA polymerase III (delta) subunit (involved in DNA replication and DNA repair): MSYSQYINKGIETQDAHRKEAAIPPEFEKRNEFFIDPKSRKYDQQYFSMYQYRYNKLQKRAWTNAMKKWGNGTKKVDGQTITKQDKILDIVGGKLCWVIGTVFVDAKYKLNILNDVERGTDDVLPLEPVSYLDGDEQPVVMLEDESGRAILHNEDFLQQNLLVTGCIVAVLGIEIQAGIFEIMDVAYPECAPQRPLSSADTRSGKIALVSGLNIGLEGHYDLKLELLKQYLVGELGGDDSKQFNSNIAQLIIAGDSIEPLQTIDEEEDLKNYITTNNYGSKNISKYNNESLKQLDQFINELIVTMPIAVMPGEHDPAEICLPQQPLHKSLFKSNQSVLGSERLSRLTNPTWIEASNVRMLGTSGQNVNDVKKYVTRQSDSDSLKIIRSSMKWQNFVPTAPDTLYCYPFEDADPFVFESELPHVYFVGNQDKFQTDTYKCPDSGAQVRLISIPQFKSTGEFIILDLDTLEVELVKIET, translated from the coding sequence ATGTCGTACTCCCAATATATCAATAAAGGAATCGAGACCCAAGACGCTCATAGAAAAGAAGCTGCAATACCGCCAGAGtttgagaaaagaaatgagTTTTTCATTGACCCTAAATCACGAAAATACgatcaacaatatttttcaatgtacCAATATCGGTACAATAAATTGCAGAAACGAGCATGGACTAATGCCATGAAAAAATGGGGTAATGGTACTAAAAAAGTCGATGGACAGACCATTACTAAACAAGATAAGATTTTGGATATAGTTGGAGGTAAATTATGTTGGGTGATAGGAACtgtgtttgttgatgctaAATACAAGTTGaacattttgaatgatgtgGAAAGGGGAACTGACGACGTGTTGCCATTAGAGCCAGTTTCGTATTTAGATGGGGACGAACAGCCAGTGGTAATGTTAGAAGATGAATCAGGTAGGGCCATATTGCataatgaagatttttTACAGCAGAATCTATTGGTTACTGGGTGTATTGTAGCTGTTTTGGGAATTGAGATCCAAGCTGGtatatttgaaatcatGGATGTGGCATATCCTGAATGTGCACCGCAGAGGCCACTTTCGAGTGCTGACACCAGATCAGGTAAGATTGCATTAGTATCTGGTTTGAACATTGGCTTGGAAGGACATTATGATTTAAAGCTTGAACTTCTTAAACAATATCTTGTTGGTGAACTTGGTGGTGATGACTCCAAACAGTTCAATAGCAATATTgctcaattgataattgcAGGTGATTCTATTGAACCAttacaaacaattgatgaagaagaagatctTAAGAATTACATCACTACAAACAACTACGGATCAAAGAATATTtccaaatacaacaatGAGTCATTGAAACAGCTAgatcaattcatcaatgagTTAATTGTCACTATGCCCATTGCAGTGATGCCAGGAGAACACGATCCAGCAGAAATATGCCTTCCTCAACAACCATTACACAAATCCctattcaaatcaaatcaatcagTGCTAGGAAGTGAAAGATTAAGTCGATTGACAAATCCAACTTGGATTGAAGCTAGCAATGTACGGATGTTGGGAACTAGTGGCCAAAATGTCAATGACGTAAAGAAGTATGTTACAAGACAATCAGATTCCGATTCATTAAAGATTATACGGTCTAGTATGAAATGGCAAAATTTTGTACCTACCGCCCCAGATACGTTATACTGTTATCCGTTTGAAGATGCAGATCCATTCGTCTTTGAATCTGAACTACCTCATGTTTATTTCGTGGGGAATCAAGATAAGTTTCAAACTGATACTTATAAATGTCCTGATTCTGGTGCTCAAGTGCGTTTGATTAGTATACCACAGTTTAAATCTACAGGTGAATTTATAATACTTGATTTGGATACGTTAGAGGTGGAGCTTGTTAAAATAGAGACATAA